In Salinigranum marinum, one DNA window encodes the following:
- a CDS encoding thioredoxin family protein — translation MSHRLETMRPNPAWDAASYPEVVEALSQEGLVFKVWGGDWCKDCRAQLPDFGAALDAAAVPDERIEHYPVEKHDDGSKAGPGVDEYGIEFIPTVVVERDGTEIVRFVEEAEVPVAVFLAERLAPDAVEADD, via the coding sequence ATGAGCCACAGACTGGAGACGATGCGGCCGAACCCGGCCTGGGACGCCGCCTCCTACCCCGAGGTCGTCGAGGCGCTCTCACAGGAGGGTCTCGTGTTCAAGGTGTGGGGCGGCGACTGGTGTAAGGACTGCCGCGCGCAGTTACCCGACTTCGGCGCGGCGCTCGACGCCGCGGCGGTCCCCGACGAGCGGATCGAACACTACCCCGTCGAGAAGCACGACGACGGATCGAAGGCCGGTCCCGGCGTCGACGAGTACGGCATCGAGTTCATCCCGACGGTCGTCGTCGAGCGCGACGGCACGGAGATCGTCCGGTTCGTCGAGGAGGCCGAGGTGCCAGTCGCGGTGTTCCTCGCCGAACGTCTCGCGCCCGACGCGGTCGAAGCCGACGACTGA
- a CDS encoding DUF7504 family protein, with amino-acid sequence MTELSDGAVSLRPQESSVLVHGDPLAVAERPEIDATARLGSGRIVTADVRFGRLPAADDVADDVVLVGPAEAGSVGDVPVYTVAGPGDLTGYGVALTQVLGDVDDPLFVRIDSLTTLLQHVSADAAFRFIHVLCGRVDRETAVLAATVDPAAHDEQTIATITQPFDIAVTGDDGQRRIRRRG; translated from the coding sequence ATGACCGAGCTGTCGGACGGCGCTGTCAGCCTGCGCCCCCAGGAGTCGTCGGTGCTCGTCCACGGCGACCCCTTGGCCGTGGCCGAACGGCCCGAGATCGACGCGACCGCCCGACTCGGGAGCGGTCGAATCGTCACGGCCGACGTCCGGTTCGGACGGCTCCCCGCCGCGGACGACGTGGCTGACGACGTCGTGCTCGTCGGGCCGGCCGAGGCCGGATCCGTCGGCGACGTCCCCGTCTACACGGTCGCCGGGCCGGGGGACCTCACGGGGTACGGGGTGGCGCTCACACAGGTGCTCGGGGACGTCGACGACCCACTGTTCGTCAGGATCGACTCGCTCACGACCCTCCTCCAACACGTCTCGGCCGACGCCGCGTTCCGGTTCATCCACGTCCTCTGTGGCCGGGTCGACCGCGAGACGGCGGTTCTCGCCGCCACCGTCGATCCGGCCGCGCACGACGAACAGACCATCGCCACCATCACCCAGCCGTTCGACATCGCCGTCACGGGCGACGACGGCCAGCGGCGGATCCGTCGACGCGGCTGA
- a CDS encoding PLP-dependent cysteine synthase family protein produces the protein MNRSILDTIGSPLVRVSSPPGTTVAAKIESKNPGGSAKDRPALAMVEAAEDAGEIEPGDALVEPTSGNTGIGLAVVAAAKGYDLTVVMPASKSPERRGIMRAYGATIELVDGDISAAKDRADELEAEGMHQLRQFENPANPEAHYRTTGPEIIEQVDGREIDAFVAGVGTGGTITGTARRLREAFPEMAVVAVEPADNAVLSGGEPGIDDFQGMGPGFVSPNLDVDLLDDVETVTIEEAEAECRRLAREEGVLVGQSSGASNLVARRVAERLLERGVDDPLVVTVYWDSGERYMSTGMFDVDEESGESGAETD, from the coding sequence ATGAACCGGAGCATCCTCGACACCATCGGGTCGCCGCTCGTCCGGGTCTCCTCACCCCCGGGAACGACGGTGGCGGCGAAGATCGAGTCGAAGAATCCGGGCGGCTCCGCCAAGGACCGCCCGGCACTGGCGATGGTCGAGGCGGCCGAGGACGCGGGCGAGATCGAACCCGGCGACGCCCTCGTCGAACCGACAAGCGGCAACACGGGGATCGGACTCGCCGTGGTCGCCGCGGCGAAAGGGTACGACCTCACGGTCGTCATGCCCGCGTCGAAGTCGCCCGAGCGGCGGGGAATCATGCGGGCGTACGGTGCGACGATCGAACTGGTCGACGGCGACATCTCGGCGGCGAAAGACCGCGCGGACGAACTCGAAGCCGAGGGAATGCACCAACTCAGACAGTTCGAGAATCCCGCCAACCCCGAGGCACACTACCGGACGACGGGCCCGGAGATCATCGAACAGGTCGACGGCCGGGAGATCGACGCCTTCGTCGCCGGTGTCGGCACCGGCGGCACCATCACCGGCACGGCTCGTCGGCTCCGCGAGGCCTTCCCAGAGATGGCGGTCGTCGCGGTCGAACCCGCCGACAACGCCGTGCTCTCGGGCGGCGAACCGGGGATCGACGACTTCCAGGGGATGGGCCCCGGCTTCGTCTCGCCGAACCTCGACGTCGACCTCCTCGACGACGTCGAGACGGTCACGATCGAGGAGGCAGAAGCAGAGTGCCGGCGACTGGCGCGCGAGGAGGGCGTCCTCGTGGGCCAGTCGAGCGGGGCCTCGAACCTCGTCGCCCGGCGCGTCGCCGAACGGCTCCTCGAACGCGGTGTCGACGACCCGCTCGTCGTGACGGTGTACTGGGACAGCGGCGAGCGGTACATGTCGACGGGGATGTTCGATGTCGACGAAGAGTCGGGCGAGAGTGGAGCCGAGACCGACTAA
- a CDS encoding DUF5804 family protein, with protein MTRVCVVGSDDVNLRYELLSRETSRAALATYDLDEPFENSVAVDTVSLGAAVSLLNDLNWYLVRFADRAFVRDPSIDADEWLSRDLASAVRDGRLDPDETDEYVAVFGVDDGRLVEPMYASRIDGGLPEYDLRDVAETVVVRLTSAEFDAG; from the coding sequence GTGACGCGGGTCTGTGTCGTCGGGAGCGATGACGTGAACCTCCGGTACGAACTGCTCTCCCGAGAGACGTCGCGGGCCGCGCTGGCGACGTACGACCTCGACGAGCCGTTCGAGAACAGCGTGGCCGTCGACACCGTCAGCCTGGGTGCGGCCGTCTCGCTCCTCAACGATCTGAACTGGTATCTGGTGCGCTTCGCCGACCGGGCGTTCGTCCGCGACCCCTCGATCGACGCCGATGAGTGGCTCTCCCGCGATCTGGCGAGTGCGGTGCGGGACGGACGCCTCGACCCCGACGAGACGGACGAGTACGTCGCGGTGTTCGGCGTCGACGACGGCCGGTTAGTCGAGCCGATGTACGCCTCGCGCATCGACGGCGGACTGCCGGAGTACGACCTCCGCGACGTCGCGGAGACGGTCGTCGTCCGGCTGACGAGCGCGGAGTTCGACGCCGGTTAG
- a CDS encoding tRNA sulfurtransferase: MVSSATVVVGYGEIGIKSASVRTKLLDRLAVNLDAVLADRGLDATVERTWSRLYLHGPTAELDRRARAAAETPGVVWARPARQREPTLDSIAEALRTAANHARDETFAIRGERAGPTDAHPFTSADIERVGGDAVLDAVGGTVDLDDPDHCYRVDCREARALVSAVQYDGPGGFPVGSQGTVVALVSGGIDSPVAAWQLLRRGCGVVPLYVDIGAYGGADHRARAAETVRGLRRRAPNADVRLRVVPGGPVVERLVREVGDTRMLSLRRAMLRMAEVVAETEGAHAVATGESVGQKSSQTGPNLAVTAAAVDCPVYRPLLTWDKDDIVACARDIGTFDDATLPVGCERVAPSHPETAAARAAVRAAEPDDLLDRAAAAAREATVAEEEPGSDET; this comes from the coding sequence GTGGTATCCAGCGCGACCGTCGTCGTCGGATACGGCGAGATCGGGATCAAGAGCGCGTCGGTCCGGACGAAACTGCTCGATCGGCTTGCGGTAAACCTCGACGCGGTCCTCGCCGACCGTGGACTCGACGCGACGGTCGAGCGGACGTGGTCGCGACTCTACCTCCACGGGCCGACCGCCGAACTCGACCGGCGTGCCCGGGCCGCCGCCGAGACCCCCGGGGTCGTCTGGGCGCGGCCGGCACGGCAGCGCGAGCCGACCCTCGACAGCATCGCCGAGGCGCTCCGGACGGCCGCGAACCACGCCCGAGACGAGACGTTCGCGATCCGTGGGGAACGCGCGGGACCGACCGACGCGCACCCGTTCACCAGCGCCGACATCGAACGCGTCGGCGGCGACGCCGTGCTCGACGCCGTCGGCGGCACCGTCGACCTCGACGACCCCGACCACTGTTACCGGGTCGACTGTCGCGAGGCGCGGGCCCTCGTCAGCGCCGTCCAGTACGACGGCCCGGGTGGGTTTCCCGTCGGCTCGCAGGGGACCGTCGTCGCGCTCGTGAGCGGCGGGATCGACTCCCCCGTCGCCGCCTGGCAACTGTTGCGGCGTGGCTGCGGTGTCGTGCCGTTGTACGTGGATATCGGGGCGTACGGCGGCGCTGACCACCGCGCCCGCGCGGCCGAGACGGTCCGCGGCCTCCGGCGGCGCGCGCCGAACGCCGACGTCCGCCTCCGGGTCGTCCCCGGGGGACCGGTGGTCGAGCGCCTGGTGCGGGAGGTCGGCGACACGCGGATGCTCTCGCTCCGCCGGGCGATGCTCCGGATGGCCGAAGTCGTCGCCGAGACCGAGGGCGCACACGCCGTCGCGACGGGCGAGTCGGTGGGCCAGAAGTCGAGTCAGACGGGCCCGAACCTCGCGGTCACGGCCGCCGCCGTCGACTGCCCCGTCTACCGACCGCTCTTGACGTGGGACAAAGACGACATCGTCGCCTGCGCGCGTGACATCGGGACGTTCGACGACGCGACGCTCCCCGTGGGTTGTGAGCGCGTCGCGCCGTCGCACCCCGAGACGGCCGCCGCCCGCGCCGCGGTGCGGGCGGCCGAACCGGACGACCTCCTCGACCGCGCGGCCGCCGCCGCCCGCGAGGCGACCGTGGCCGAGGAGGAACCCGGGAGCGACGAGACCTGA
- the ppk1 gene encoding polyphosphate kinase 1: MSQNGNTPPAPTADTDVDFGDPELYLNRELSELAFQRRVLHEALDERNPLLERVRFLAIFTKNLDEFFMKRVGGLKQQVDAGVTERTADGRTPFAQWTAVHEVAGPMFDRQSACYRETVRPALAEVGIHVTDYDDLTESQRAEMRSYFEESVLPTLTPLSFDPAHPFPFISNLSLSLAVLTRKPGQTDPTFTRVKIPQNRPRLVEVDADVGDPERRFVLLEEVVRANLDLLLPNVEIVDTALFKLTRNAEVRRNEEVAEDLIEVIQEVLEQRRFAAAVRMELEADAPDRIRDLLIEELDLVEREVYDVSGPIDYREFMALTELDRPELKLDDWSPLPHPRLPNSERMPEGPDGRSHTVFDEIRRDDVLLHHPYHSFTDTVQRFLDEAAHDPDVLAIKAAIYRTASDSKVIQSLIDAADNGKQVAVMVELKARFDEQNNLEWVRTLEEEGIHVAYGTVGLKTHTKTALVVREEADGVQLYSHVATGNYHSGTAKGYVDLGLLTADRDIGQDLVKVFNFFTGPSLDEQFRKLLISPVTMRRRLTELIRREAEHARAGRRARIVIKANALEDPSLVRELYCASIAGVDIDLVIRDICRLRPGLDGVSETVDVYSIVDRFLEHSRIFYFENDGNPQYYVGSADWMTRNLDNRVEAVAPVSDPAIREQLRFVLDLCLQDNRSAWVMNADGTYDQRRPGPDESTVCTQEVLMDRARAAHEAGDDRGIVPEHPAVETTLLCERPADTAPDTGPSLEADGEHRSDADDTDGTDPATEGEPNAHMASGDGGRDPDTVADGELPAVLADYPDRWYVPDSDRYGFAVRTPDGGRDYRKTREAAAALVERYWA, from the coding sequence ATGTCACAGAACGGCAACACACCCCCCGCACCGACCGCCGACACCGACGTCGACTTCGGCGACCCCGAGCTGTATCTGAACCGCGAACTCTCCGAACTCGCGTTCCAGCGGCGCGTCCTCCACGAGGCGCTCGACGAACGCAACCCGCTTCTCGAACGCGTCCGCTTTCTCGCCATCTTCACCAAGAACCTCGACGAGTTCTTCATGAAACGCGTCGGCGGCCTGAAACAGCAGGTCGACGCGGGCGTCACCGAGCGGACGGCCGACGGCCGTACCCCCTTTGCCCAGTGGACGGCGGTCCACGAGGTCGCCGGCCCGATGTTCGACCGGCAGTCGGCGTGCTACCGAGAGACGGTCCGCCCGGCGCTGGCCGAGGTCGGCATCCACGTCACCGACTACGACGATCTCACGGAGAGCCAGCGAGCGGAGATGCGGTCGTACTTCGAAGAGAGCGTTTTACCGACGCTGACGCCGCTGTCGTTCGACCCCGCCCACCCGTTCCCGTTCATCTCGAACCTCTCGCTATCGCTGGCGGTACTGACCCGGAAACCGGGGCAGACCGACCCGACGTTCACCCGGGTGAAGATCCCCCAGAACCGCCCCCGGCTGGTCGAGGTCGACGCCGATGTCGGCGACCCCGAACGCCGGTTCGTCCTCCTCGAAGAGGTCGTTCGCGCGAACCTCGACCTCCTGCTCCCGAACGTGGAGATCGTCGACACGGCGCTTTTCAAACTCACCCGGAACGCCGAGGTCCGGCGGAACGAGGAGGTCGCGGAGGACCTCATCGAGGTCATCCAAGAGGTGCTCGAACAGCGGCGGTTCGCCGCCGCGGTCCGGATGGAACTGGAGGCCGACGCCCCGGACCGGATCCGCGATCTGCTGATCGAGGAACTCGACCTCGTCGAGCGGGAGGTGTACGACGTCTCCGGGCCGATCGACTACCGCGAGTTCATGGCCCTCACCGAACTGGACCGGCCCGAACTGAAGCTCGACGACTGGTCGCCGCTCCCGCATCCGCGGTTGCCGAACTCGGAACGAATGCCGGAGGGGCCCGACGGGCGGAGCCACACCGTCTTCGACGAGATCCGCCGTGACGACGTGCTCCTCCACCACCCGTACCACTCGTTTACCGACACGGTCCAGCGGTTCCTCGACGAGGCCGCCCACGATCCCGACGTGCTCGCGATCAAGGCGGCGATCTATCGGACGGCGTCGGACTCGAAGGTGATCCAGTCGCTCATCGACGCCGCCGACAACGGCAAGCAGGTGGCGGTGATGGTCGAACTCAAAGCGCGGTTCGACGAGCAGAACAATCTCGAGTGGGTGCGCACGCTGGAGGAGGAAGGCATCCACGTCGCCTACGGGACGGTGGGGTTGAAGACACACACGAAGACCGCACTCGTCGTCCGCGAGGAGGCAGACGGCGTCCAGCTGTACTCACACGTCGCCACGGGTAACTACCACTCCGGTACGGCGAAGGGGTACGTCGACCTCGGACTGCTCACGGCGGACCGCGACATCGGCCAAGACCTGGTGAAAGTGTTCAACTTCTTCACCGGCCCCTCGCTCGACGAGCAGTTCCGCAAACTGCTCATCTCGCCGGTGACGATGCGACGGCGGCTCACGGAACTGATCCGCCGTGAGGCCGAACACGCCCGCGCCGGTCGCCGCGCCCGCATCGTGATCAAGGCCAACGCGCTCGAGGATCCGAGCCTCGTGCGGGAACTGTACTGCGCGTCGATCGCGGGCGTCGACATCGACCTCGTGATCCGCGACATCTGCCGGCTCCGACCGGGCCTCGACGGCGTGAGCGAGACGGTCGACGTCTACAGCATCGTCGACCGCTTCCTCGAGCACTCGCGCATCTTCTACTTCGAGAATGATGGGAACCCCCAGTACTACGTCGGCTCCGCGGACTGGATGACCCGCAACCTCGACAACCGGGTCGAGGCGGTCGCGCCCGTCTCCGACCCCGCTATCCGCGAACAGCTCCGATTCGTGCTCGACCTCTGTCTGCAGGACAACCGGTCGGCGTGGGTGATGAACGCCGACGGTACGTACGACCAGCGCCGGCCCGGCCCGGACGAGTCGACCGTCTGCACGCAGGAAGTCCTGATGGACCGCGCCCGTGCCGCACACGAGGCCGGCGACGACCGCGGCATCGTCCCCGAACACCCGGCCGTCGAGACGACCCTCCTGTGCGAGAGACCGGCCGACACGGCACCGGATACCGGCCCGTCGCTGGAGGCGGACGGAGAACACCGTTCCGACGCGGACGACACGGACGGCACCGACCCCGCGACCGAGGGTGAACCGAACGCCCACATGGCCTCGGGCGACGGGGGACGCGACCCAGACACCGTCGCCGACGGGGAGCTCCCGGCGGTGCTGGCCGACTACCCCGACCGCTGGTACGTCCCCGACAGCGACCGCTACGGGTTCGCGGTCCGGACGCCCGACGGCGGCCGCGACTACCGGAAGACGAGAGAGGCGGCGGCCGCCTTGGTGGAGCGGTACTGGGCGTAG